The following proteins come from a genomic window of Deinococcus aquiradiocola:
- the phnC gene encoding phosphonate ABC transporter ATP-binding protein, translating into MIEVKNLTKIYPNGTRGLDDVNVDIQNGEFVCVIGLSGAGKSTFLRCLNRLNTATSGQILIDGEDIAFAEGAKLRSIRRRIGFVFQQFNLSTRLTALENVLAGRLGYHNRFVGALGLYPQADIELAQNALDRVGLGDKKGVRVDELSGGQQQRVAIARAVAQQPTLILADEPMASLDPKLSNVIMGLLKGFNKDGISVVVNIHVLELATAYADRILGFNKGRLVFDGPPSALTESEIERIYSGSVADL; encoded by the coding sequence GTGATCGAAGTCAAGAACCTCACCAAGATCTACCCCAACGGCACACGCGGCCTGGACGACGTGAACGTCGACATCCAGAACGGCGAGTTCGTGTGCGTGATCGGCCTGTCCGGCGCGGGCAAGAGCACCTTCCTGCGCTGCCTGAACCGCCTGAACACCGCCACGTCCGGCCAGATCCTGATCGACGGCGAGGACATCGCCTTCGCGGAAGGCGCGAAGCTGCGCAGCATCCGTCGCCGCATCGGGTTCGTGTTCCAGCAGTTCAACCTCTCGACCCGCCTGACCGCGCTGGAGAACGTGCTCGCGGGCCGCCTCGGGTACCACAACCGCTTCGTGGGCGCGCTCGGCCTGTACCCGCAGGCGGACATCGAACTCGCGCAGAACGCGCTGGACCGCGTGGGCCTGGGCGACAAGAAGGGCGTGCGCGTCGACGAGCTGTCCGGCGGGCAGCAGCAGCGCGTCGCGATCGCGCGCGCCGTCGCGCAGCAGCCGACCCTGATTCTGGCGGACGAGCCGATGGCGAGTCTGGACCCCAAACTCAGCAACGTGATCATGGGTCTGCTCAAGGGCTTCAACAAGGACGGCATCAGCGTCGTCGTGAACATTCACGTGCTGGAACTCGCGACCGCGTACGCGGACCGCATCCTGGGCTTCAACAAGGGCCGACTCGTCTTCGACGGGCCGCCCTCCGCCCTGACGGAGAGCGAGATCGAGCGCATCTACTCGGGGAGCGTGGCGGACCTGTGA
- the thrB gene encoding homoserine kinase, with amino-acid sequence MTFTVRAPASSANLGPGFDSLGLSLSLFTTLRVTRQARTEIVPLGTDLAGTPADESNYIYRAMQITARRVGRELPPVRVEIETDIPLARGLGSSAAALVAGLVAANVLLGEPLGADELLDMAAREEGHADNVAPALMGGIAVATLDKVGTHFVRLAPPEHLGVTVLIPDFELSTSKARAVLPTEYSRADTVHALSHAALLAAALATGRLDLLRHAMQDYVHQIWRAPLVPGLTDVLEGATAHGALGAALSGAGPTVLCFHDTREDTGDLHDFLSGVMRRNGLDGRVLNLPIDLQGVQVSGS; translated from the coding sequence GTGACCTTCACGGTGCGTGCGCCCGCGTCGAGTGCGAACCTCGGGCCGGGCTTCGACAGCCTGGGCCTGAGCCTGTCGCTGTTCACGACGCTGCGCGTGACGCGGCAGGCCCGCACGGAGATCGTGCCGCTCGGCACGGACCTCGCGGGCACGCCCGCCGACGAGAGCAACTACATCTACCGCGCCATGCAGATCACGGCGCGCCGGGTGGGCCGCGAACTGCCGCCCGTCCGGGTGGAGATCGAGACGGACATCCCGCTCGCGCGCGGCCTGGGGTCCAGTGCCGCCGCGCTGGTGGCCGGGCTGGTGGCGGCCAACGTGCTGCTCGGCGAGCCGCTCGGCGCGGACGAACTGCTCGACATGGCGGCCCGCGAGGAAGGCCACGCCGACAACGTCGCCCCGGCCCTGATGGGCGGCATCGCGGTCGCGACACTCGACAAGGTCGGCACGCACTTCGTGCGCCTCGCGCCGCCCGAGCACCTGGGCGTCACGGTGCTCATCCCGGACTTCGAACTGTCGACCAGCAAGGCGCGGGCCGTCCTGCCGACCGAGTACTCGCGGGCAGACACGGTGCACGCCCTGTCGCACGCGGCGCTGCTCGCGGCGGCCCTCGCCACGGGACGCCTCGACCTGCTGCGGCACGCGATGCAGGACTACGTGCATCAGATCTGGCGCGCGCCGCTCGTGCCGGGCCTGACGGACGTGCTGGAGGGCGCGACGGCGCACGGCGCGCTGGGCGCCGCGCTCAGCGGGGCCGGTCCCACCGTGCTGTGCTTTCACGACACGCGAGAGGACACCGGGGACCTGCACGACTTCCTGAGCGGCGTGATGCGCCGCAACGGCCTGGACGGGCGGGTCCTGAACCTGCCCATCGACCTGCAGGGCGTGCAGGTCAGCGGGTCCTGA
- a CDS encoding GlsB/YeaQ/YmgE family stress response membrane protein, with the protein MGWIITILVGALCGWLASIIMKTDGQQGAIANILIGIVGSLLAQWIFGSLLGVGGSVAGNGFSFWSIVWGVIGSVILIAILKALRVLR; encoded by the coding sequence ATGGGTTGGATTATCACGATTCTCGTCGGTGCACTCTGCGGTTGGCTCGCCAGCATCATCATGAAGACCGACGGTCAGCAGGGCGCCATCGCCAACATCCTCATCGGTATCGTCGGCAGCCTCCTCGCGCAGTGGATCTTCGGCAGCCTGCTCGGCGTGGGCGGCAGCGTCGCCGGGAACGGCTTCAGCTTCTGGAGCATCGTCTGGGGCGTCATCGGCTCAGTCATCCTGATCGCCATCCTCAAGGCCCTGCGCGTCCTGCGCTAA
- a CDS encoding ferredoxin, producing the protein MPHVIVSPCIGTKDQACTEVCPVECIYDGGEMFLIHPDECIDCGACVPACPVSAIYPEEDVPAGETEYIQKNRAFFGL; encoded by the coding sequence ATGCCTCACGTCATTGTCAGCCCTTGCATCGGAACCAAAGACCAGGCCTGCACCGAAGTGTGCCCGGTGGAGTGCATCTACGACGGCGGTGAGATGTTCCTCATCCACCCTGACGAGTGCATCGACTGCGGCGCGTGCGTGCCTGCCTGCCCCGTGAGCGCCATCTACCCGGAAGAGGACGTTCCGGCCGGTGAGACGGAATACATCCAGAAGAACCGCGCCTTCTTCGGCCTCTGA
- the nrdR gene encoding transcriptional regulator NrdR — MRCPYCSAPDSKVVNSRPGDDGSAIRRRRECLSCARRFTTYERAQLEPLMVVKRGGVRQAFNPDKLLRGLTLATEKRPVSAETLRAFAYGFEDEVQAPEIDAREIGKRAMTFLRPLDDVAYIRFASVYRDFDSLERFIEEIQGLKEQDDT, encoded by the coding sequence GTGCGCTGCCCGTACTGCTCCGCGCCCGACAGCAAGGTCGTCAACTCCCGCCCCGGCGACGACGGCAGCGCCATCCGCCGCAGACGCGAGTGCCTCAGCTGCGCGCGGCGCTTCACCACCTACGAGCGCGCGCAGCTCGAACCGCTGATGGTCGTCAAGCGCGGCGGCGTCCGGCAGGCCTTCAACCCCGACAAACTCCTGCGCGGCCTGACGCTCGCCACCGAGAAACGCCCCGTGTCCGCCGAGACGCTCCGCGCCTTCGCGTACGGCTTCGAGGACGAGGTGCAGGCCCCCGAGATCGACGCGCGCGAGATCGGCAAGCGCGCCATGACCTTTCTGCGCCCCCTGGACGACGTGGCCTACATCCGCTTCGCGAGCGTGTACCGCGACTTCGACAGCCTGGAGCGCTTCATCGAGGAAATCCAGGGCCTCAAGGAGCAGGACGACACCTGA
- a CDS encoding SDR family NAD(P)-dependent oxidoreductase, which produces MATAHPDTRLQGQVIAVTGADQGYGRVISSALAHAGADVVLIGVNPESLAAHASIIEASTARHGYGEALMGGTAIPIKADVGVPLDWRSAQNRILEIFGALHGVVHLADKRAHSSFTLLSEGEWMDLFNCNVKSAVAITQLTRRYLQSTWLTIIGPHLDEKGLHVSPQRGALRGLVEHAHVEDLRVNLVLPGRAPSGDETLDKPLADAVLALALPELQHLQGNIVRVPMPQVPARGSDVNVLHDVRRP; this is translated from the coding sequence ATGGCCACCGCCCACCCCGACACGCGCCTCCAGGGCCAGGTGATCGCCGTCACCGGCGCCGACCAGGGCTACGGCCGCGTCATCAGCAGCGCCCTCGCGCACGCCGGGGCCGACGTGGTGTTGATCGGCGTGAACCCCGAGAGTCTCGCCGCGCACGCCAGCATCATCGAGGCCAGCACCGCCCGCCACGGCTACGGCGAGGCCCTGATGGGCGGCACCGCCATCCCCATCAAGGCCGACGTGGGCGTCCCCCTCGACTGGCGCAGCGCACAGAACCGCATCCTCGAGATCTTCGGCGCGCTGCACGGCGTCGTCCACCTCGCCGACAAGCGCGCGCACAGCAGCTTCACGCTGCTCAGCGAGGGCGAATGGATGGACCTCTTCAACTGCAACGTGAAGTCCGCCGTCGCCATCACGCAGCTCACGCGCCGCTACCTGCAGAGCACGTGGCTCACCATCATCGGCCCGCACCTGGACGAGAAGGGCCTGCACGTCTCCCCGCAACGCGGCGCGCTGCGCGGCCTCGTGGAACACGCGCACGTCGAGGACCTGCGCGTGAACCTCGTGCTGCCCGGCCGCGCGCCCAGCGGCGACGAGACGCTCGACAAGCCCCTCGCGGACGCCGTCCTCGCGCTCGCCCTGCCGGAACTGCAGCACCTGCAGGGCAACATCGTCCGCGTGCCCATGCCTCAAGTCCCCGCGCGCGGCAGCGACGTGAACGTCCTGCACGACGTGCGCCGCCCCTGA
- a CDS encoding phosphate/phosphite/phosphonate ABC transporter substrate-binding protein, with product MKKSLLALTALAAISTASAAENCRVVNMGFNPAQDSAAVLTNGNAIAKYLETKIRGVQIKTTVAQDYQALVEATRSGKLDFAWLSPVSYVQAHDQAKAVVLLKSVRNGGPYYWSAFVVRKDSGIKTLNDLRGKTIAWIDPNSAAGYTFPRATLVAKGINPDTFFSKQTFAGKHDAAVLSLANGSVDVIATFSNNTQGTSGSWTQYLPADKAAQLVPVVYSKPIPGDTLSVRADYQSGCADVTARIRSAIVGMKSDPAATGLLKKLYTIDAMIPAQDSDYNVVRQAIAASAKK from the coding sequence ATGAAGAAGAGCCTGCTTGCCCTGACCGCCCTTGCCGCCATCAGCACCGCCAGCGCCGCCGAGAACTGCCGCGTGGTCAACATGGGCTTCAACCCCGCCCAGGACAGTGCCGCCGTGCTGACGAACGGCAACGCCATCGCCAAATACCTCGAAACGAAGATTCGCGGCGTCCAGATCAAGACGACGGTCGCGCAGGACTACCAGGCGCTCGTCGAGGCGACCCGCAGCGGCAAGCTCGACTTCGCGTGGCTGTCGCCCGTCAGCTACGTGCAGGCGCACGATCAGGCGAAGGCCGTGGTGCTCCTCAAGAGCGTCCGCAACGGCGGCCCGTACTACTGGAGCGCCTTCGTGGTCCGCAAGGACAGCGGCATCAAGACGCTGAACGACCTGCGCGGCAAGACCATCGCGTGGATCGACCCCAACAGCGCCGCCGGGTACACCTTCCCCCGCGCGACGCTCGTCGCCAAGGGCATCAACCCCGACACGTTCTTCAGCAAGCAGACCTTCGCCGGGAAGCACGACGCGGCCGTGCTGTCCCTCGCGAACGGCAGCGTCGACGTGATCGCGACGTTCAGCAACAACACCCAGGGCACCAGCGGCAGCTGGACGCAGTACCTGCCCGCCGACAAGGCCGCGCAGCTCGTGCCGGTCGTGTACAGCAAGCCCATCCCCGGCGACACCCTCAGCGTGCGCGCCGACTACCAGAGCGGCTGCGCCGACGTCACGGCCCGCATCCGCAGCGCCATCGTCGGCATGAAGAGCGACCCGGCCGCCACTGGCCTGCTCAAGAAGCTGTACACCATCGACGCGATGATCCCCGCGCAGGACAGCGACTACAACGTCGTCCGTCAGGCCATCGCCGCCAGCGCCAAGAAGTAA
- the hemA gene encoding glutamyl-tRNA reductase, which translates to MTAAPHLTPLTRCPTVLRFQEHGTPDLNLSVVGLNHKTAPVAVRERATVRDGEQEALLHHLRQHAREVMLLSTCNRTEVYMAGVQGDPISAFEGAWGHALRSHLYVYQGVRAADHLYRVAAGLDSLVIGETQIQGQVKRAWQDASARGDTAALLNKAAQGALASGKKVRHETGLNDNVVSVSSAAVQLATSIFGNLEGRTALIVGAGETAELTLTHLRAAGVRDVIVVNRTEERARQLADKVGGRACASEMLHTLLPEADVVIASSGAPHYVLRPEGVQDAMQGRVSPMFLIDISVPRILDPAIAGVSGAHLYNLDDLEGIVQRNLASRTELIPQAETIIAQGVMDLTRWNAFREAGRARAQHQPALASD; encoded by the coding sequence ATGACCGCCGCGCCCCACCTGACACCCCTCACGCGCTGCCCGACCGTGCTCCGTTTCCAGGAACACGGCACGCCCGACCTGAACCTGTCCGTGGTGGGCCTCAACCACAAGACCGCGCCCGTCGCGGTCCGCGAACGCGCCACCGTCCGCGACGGCGAACAGGAAGCCCTGCTGCACCACCTGCGCCAGCACGCCCGCGAAGTCATGCTGCTCTCCACCTGCAACCGCACCGAGGTGTACATGGCAGGCGTGCAGGGCGACCCCATCAGCGCCTTCGAGGGTGCCTGGGGACACGCGCTCCGCTCGCACCTGTACGTGTACCAGGGCGTGCGCGCCGCCGACCACCTCTACCGCGTCGCGGCGGGCCTCGACAGCCTCGTGATCGGCGAGACGCAGATCCAGGGCCAGGTGAAACGCGCGTGGCAGGACGCCTCCGCGCGCGGCGACACCGCCGCCCTCCTCAACAAGGCCGCGCAGGGCGCCCTCGCGTCCGGCAAGAAGGTCCGGCACGAGACGGGCCTCAACGACAATGTCGTCAGCGTCTCCAGCGCCGCCGTGCAGCTCGCCACCAGCATCTTCGGGAACCTCGAAGGCCGCACCGCTCTGATCGTCGGGGCAGGCGAGACGGCCGAACTGACCCTCACGCACCTGCGCGCCGCTGGCGTCCGCGACGTGATCGTCGTCAACCGCACCGAGGAACGCGCCCGCCAGCTCGCCGACAAGGTCGGCGGTCGCGCCTGCGCGTCCGAGATGCTGCACACCCTGCTGCCCGAAGCGGACGTGGTCATCGCGTCCAGCGGCGCCCCGCACTACGTCCTGCGTCCGGAAGGCGTGCAGGACGCCATGCAGGGCCGCGTGAGCCCCATGTTCCTGATCGACATCTCCGTGCCGCGCATCCTGGACCCCGCCATCGCGGGCGTGTCCGGCGCGCACCTCTACAACCTCGACGACCTCGAAGGCATCGTGCAGCGCAACCTCGCGTCCCGCACGGAACTCATCCCGCAGGCCGAGACGATCATCGCGCAGGGCGTCATGGACCTCACCCGCTGGAATGCCTTCCGCGAAGCGGGCCGCGCGCGCGCCCAGCACCAGCCGGCCCTCGCCAGCGACTGA
- a CDS encoding precorrin-2 dehydrogenase/sirohydrochlorin ferrochelatase family protein — protein MLLAAFLDLHGETAVVVGGGAVASRRVPTLLAAGLRVSVIAPTISPDVRAQDVTCMERPYHPGDLLGARLVLACTDDTAVNDRVTTDARALGLLVGHAGHAERGNLRFPATLERGGVQVALSTGRELPMLAQALRERIADALPGTLPLDEWAERREQAVTLTGPARDEALGTLRRDIRRTVGVTA, from the coding sequence ATGTTGCTCGCCGCCTTCCTCGACCTGCACGGTGAAACCGCCGTGGTCGTGGGAGGCGGCGCCGTCGCGTCCCGCCGCGTCCCCACCCTGCTCGCGGCGGGCCTGCGCGTCAGCGTCATCGCGCCCACCATCTCCCCGGACGTGCGGGCGCAGGATGTCACCTGCATGGAGCGCCCCTACCACCCCGGAGACCTGCTCGGCGCGCGCCTCGTCCTCGCCTGCACCGACGATACGGCCGTCAACGACCGCGTCACCACGGACGCCCGCGCCCTCGGCCTGCTCGTCGGGCACGCCGGGCACGCCGAACGCGGCAACCTGCGCTTCCCCGCCACGCTCGAACGCGGCGGCGTGCAGGTCGCCCTCAGCACCGGCCGCGAACTCCCCATGCTGGCGCAGGCGCTCCGCGAACGCATCGCGGACGCGCTGCCCGGCACGCTCCCCCTCGACGAATGGGCCGAACGCCGCGAGCAGGCCGTCACCCTGACCGGCCCCGCCCGCGACGAAGCCCTCGGCACGCTGCGCCGCGACATCCGCCGCACCGTCGGAGTGACCGCATGA
- the cobA gene encoding uroporphyrinogen-III C-methyltransferase produces MTSRAFVSLIGAGPGDPGLLTLKGKEALAQADVVLFDYLANPDLLRHCPQARTVYVGKKGFSEYISQEQINALLVQTAQAEGGQRVARLKGGDVYVFGRGGEEAEACAEAGIPFEVVPGISSSIAAAAYAGIPVTHRSVARSFAVLTGNVKEGDAHYERLSGVDTLVLLMGVRNLDVIARELMQAGRPPGTPAATIQWGTTPQQRTVTGTLATIAGEVERAGLEAPAVTVVGEVVRLRDQLRWFDLQHGGPLSGRHVAVTRTRDGGSGLVDLLRARGANVLEVPLIRFAAPSDPDAVVRALQAEPRPEWLLLTSNQAVTSLFAALDAAGLDVRALGGLRIAAVGPSTARSLQERGLRADFVPGTPGARHLGAELPAGPGARVLHLTSQLAEAELQDALEARGILYARTEAYRTEAAEPELNELERLRGSDVVTLASGSAARHLAALAGTDFTVATMGPQTTDASRALGFRRIVMAETPSLDALVDAAAQAVQHTAP; encoded by the coding sequence ATGACTTCCCGTGCTTTTGTCTCGCTGATCGGTGCCGGTCCGGGCGACCCCGGCCTGCTGACCCTCAAGGGCAAGGAGGCGCTCGCGCAGGCCGACGTGGTCCTGTTCGACTACCTCGCCAACCCCGACCTGCTGCGCCACTGCCCGCAGGCCCGGACCGTGTACGTCGGCAAGAAGGGCTTCTCGGAGTACATCTCGCAGGAGCAGATCAACGCGCTGCTCGTCCAGACCGCGCAGGCGGAGGGCGGGCAGCGCGTCGCGCGACTCAAGGGCGGCGACGTGTACGTGTTCGGGCGGGGCGGCGAGGAAGCCGAAGCGTGCGCCGAGGCCGGCATTCCCTTCGAGGTGGTGCCCGGCATCAGCAGTTCCATCGCGGCGGCCGCGTACGCGGGCATTCCTGTCACGCACCGCAGCGTCGCGCGGTCCTTCGCGGTCCTGACCGGCAACGTCAAGGAAGGCGACGCGCACTACGAGCGCCTGAGCGGCGTGGACACCCTGGTCCTGCTGATGGGCGTCCGGAACCTCGACGTGATCGCGCGCGAACTGATGCAGGCGGGACGCCCGCCAGGGACGCCCGCCGCGACCATCCAGTGGGGCACCACGCCGCAGCAGCGGACCGTGACGGGCACGCTCGCCACCATCGCGGGCGAAGTGGAACGCGCGGGCCTCGAAGCGCCCGCCGTGACGGTGGTGGGCGAGGTCGTGCGCCTGCGCGACCAGCTGAGGTGGTTCGACCTGCAGCACGGCGGGCCGCTCTCCGGACGGCACGTGGCCGTCACCCGCACCCGCGACGGCGGCAGCGGTCTGGTGGACCTGCTGCGCGCACGCGGCGCGAACGTGCTGGAGGTGCCGCTCATCCGCTTCGCCGCGCCGTCCGACCCTGACGCGGTCGTCCGTGCCCTGCAGGCCGAGCCGCGCCCGGAATGGCTGCTGCTCACCAGCAACCAGGCGGTCACGTCGCTGTTCGCGGCGCTGGACGCGGCGGGACTGGACGTGCGTGCCCTCGGCGGGCTGCGGATCGCGGCGGTCGGGCCGTCCACGGCGCGCAGCCTGCAGGAGCGTGGCCTGCGCGCCGACTTCGTGCCCGGCACGCCCGGCGCGCGTCACCTGGGGGCCGAACTGCCCGCCGGGCCGGGCGCGCGCGTGCTGCACCTCACGTCGCAGCTCGCGGAGGCGGAACTGCAGGACGCGCTCGAAGCGCGCGGGATCCTGTACGCGCGCACCGAGGCGTACCGCACCGAGGCGGCCGAACCGGAACTGAACGAGCTGGAACGGCTGCGCGGGTCGGACGTCGTGACGCTCGCGTCCGGCAGTGCCGCACGGCACCTCGCGGCGCTCGCCGGGACGGACTTCACGGTCGCCACCATGGGTCCCCAGACGACCGACGCCTCCCGCGCCCTGGGCTTCAGGCGCATCGTGATGGCCGAAACGCCCAGCCTCGACGCACTCGTGGACGCCGCCGCGCAGGCCGTGCAGCACACCGCCCCCTGA
- the phnE gene encoding phosphonate ABC transporter, permease protein PhnE: MSTALLTALVIVGFVWLSRGSGRRLGLIGTVGMLLTFVALPFVDVIGARTDQNIAPTALALSALYPALWLAPLLALVTFVASFHVPERVSAALLTLTGVAAVVTALAFQQGPDRFLTLHAVPGVLEIAFPLGLAAALYLLLLSTHPTGRARTTGIAVTVGVPVLLAALLFSGSGKTLFPQLRGYYQTGGDVNAAQSQLIVKDWALDIQDYLQADVAKRAQDWKDTNAKLAAPAAGTDRAKQRKDHYDLLDEFQLQRRTPGDVTPLPATLQSPADMPYGFAPGPAASDAGVRRVIARAQEYGFQTWMLFGVLALGGGVIALTRRRLLAPPEAGSVAATQERRAELSSSVTLALIVVAVAAGFHSTGFNFRDLWVNWPWITDFLDRATPPDAAFLSDVMREMLITINIALIGTVVAAVFALPLSLLAARNLTQNSLLTRSFYFVTRTFFNVDRGVDTLILALILVAAVGLGPFAGALAMAVHSVADLGKLYSEAIENADQGPIEALESAGAPGTSVVRWGLLPQVLPLFLSYTLYRFEINFRVSIVLGFVGAGGIGFLVNETMRGGGYPKAMTAIIVIVLVVNILDFISAAIRRRLV; this comes from the coding sequence GTGAGCACGGCACTTCTGACGGCCCTGGTGATCGTGGGCTTCGTGTGGCTGTCGCGCGGCTCGGGCCGCCGCCTCGGCCTGATCGGAACGGTCGGCATGCTGCTGACCTTCGTGGCGCTGCCGTTCGTGGACGTGATCGGTGCACGCACCGACCAGAACATCGCGCCGACCGCGCTGGCCCTCTCGGCCCTGTACCCGGCGCTGTGGCTCGCGCCGCTCCTGGCGCTCGTGACCTTCGTGGCGAGCTTCCACGTGCCGGAACGCGTATCGGCCGCGCTCCTCACCCTGACGGGCGTGGCGGCCGTCGTGACGGCCCTCGCCTTCCAGCAGGGCCCGGACCGCTTCCTGACGCTGCACGCCGTGCCGGGCGTGCTGGAGATCGCGTTCCCGCTCGGCCTGGCCGCCGCGCTGTACCTGCTGCTGCTCAGCACGCACCCCACCGGCCGCGCCCGCACCACCGGCATCGCCGTGACGGTCGGCGTGCCCGTGCTGCTCGCCGCGCTGCTCTTCTCGGGCAGCGGCAAGACGCTCTTCCCGCAGCTGCGCGGCTACTACCAGACGGGCGGCGACGTGAACGCCGCGCAGTCGCAGCTGATCGTGAAGGACTGGGCGCTCGACATTCAGGACTACCTGCAGGCCGACGTCGCCAAACGCGCGCAGGACTGGAAGGACACCAATGCCAAACTCGCCGCTCCGGCCGCCGGGACGGACCGCGCCAAGCAGCGCAAGGACCACTACGACCTGCTCGACGAGTTCCAGCTGCAGCGGCGCACGCCCGGCGACGTGACGCCCCTCCCCGCCACCCTGCAGTCGCCCGCCGACATGCCGTACGGTTTCGCGCCCGGCCCGGCCGCCAGTGACGCGGGCGTGCGCCGCGTGATCGCGCGCGCGCAGGAGTACGGCTTCCAGACGTGGATGCTGTTCGGCGTGCTGGCCCTCGGGGGCGGCGTGATCGCCCTGACGCGCCGCCGCCTGCTCGCCCCGCCCGAAGCGGGCAGCGTTGCCGCCACGCAGGAACGCCGCGCGGAACTGAGCAGCAGCGTCACGCTGGCCCTGATCGTCGTCGCGGTCGCGGCGGGCTTCCACAGCACCGGCTTCAACTTCCGGGACCTGTGGGTGAACTGGCCGTGGATCACGGACTTCCTCGACCGGGCCACGCCGCCCGACGCGGCCTTCCTGTCGGACGTGATGCGCGAGATGCTCATCACCATCAACATCGCCCTGATCGGCACGGTCGTCGCGGCCGTCTTCGCGCTGCCGCTCAGCCTGCTCGCCGCCCGCAACCTCACGCAGAACAGTCTGCTGACGCGCAGCTTCTACTTCGTCACGCGCACCTTCTTCAACGTGGACCGCGGCGTGGACACCCTGATCCTCGCGCTGATCCTCGTGGCCGCCGTGGGTCTCGGACCGTTCGCGGGCGCGCTCGCGATGGCCGTCCACAGCGTCGCCGACCTCGGCAAGCTGTACTCCGAAGCGATCGAGAACGCCGACCAGGGCCCCATCGAGGCGCTGGAGTCGGCGGGCGCGCCCGGCACGAGCGTCGTCCGCTGGGGTCTGCTGCCGCAGGTGCTGCCGCTCTTCCTGAGCTACACCCTGTACCGTTTCGAGATCAACTTCCGCGTCAGCATCGTGCTGGGCTTCGTGGGCGCGGGCGGCATCGGCTTCCTCGTCAACGAGACCATGCGCGGCGGCGGGTACCCGAAAGCCATGACGGCCATCATCGTGATCGTGCTGGTGGTCAACATCCTCGACTTCATCAGCGCCGCCATCCGCAGACGCCTGGTGTGA
- a CDS encoding ferric reductase-like transmembrane domain-containing protein, translated as MTARSSRAGAPLALAVALLLPLNLELLLRIVAPVGALPERREELYGFLSLAALLLVLLTRTVPPLRPQRRALGLAAFAYGAYHALLAVQHVLQGDPSNLLFLNRDTQASIWAGTVALAGLLPLALTSFPAAQRRLGRRWKTLHRAGPWLTLLSALHTAWAGVHFGLAPLRWTAVLLLALSVALFLIRPRTPQRRIPS; from the coding sequence GTGACCGCGCGCTCATCCCGCGCGGGCGCACCCCTCGCGCTCGCCGTGGCCCTGCTGCTGCCCCTGAACCTCGAACTGCTGCTGCGGATCGTGGCACCGGTCGGCGCGCTGCCCGAACGGCGCGAGGAACTGTACGGCTTCCTGTCGCTCGCCGCCCTGCTGCTCGTGCTGCTCACCCGCACCGTGCCTCCCCTGCGCCCGCAACGGCGCGCGCTGGGCCTCGCCGCCTTCGCGTACGGCGCATACCACGCGCTGCTGGCCGTGCAGCACGTCCTGCAGGGCGACCCCAGCAACCTGCTGTTCCTGAACCGGGACACGCAGGCGAGCATCTGGGCAGGCACGGTGGCGCTCGCGGGCCTCCTCCCGCTGGCCCTCACGTCCTTCCCGGCCGCGCAGCGCCGCCTGGGCCGCCGCTGGAAGACCCTGCACCGCGCCGGACCGTGGCTCACGCTGCTCAGCGCCCTGCACACCGCGTGGGCCGGCGTGCACTTCGGGCTCGCGCCGCTGCGCTGGACGGCCGTCCTGCTGCTCGCGCTGAGCGTCGCCCTGTTCCTCATCCGCCCCCGCACCCCTCAACGGAGGATCCCCTCATGA
- a CDS encoding DUF1775 domain-containing protein: MTILKNLLALTAAALLSLAAAHATVKTETGLAESKAGASETYRLQVPVEKDVATTTVRMIVPAGVKVTRFLPVPGFVRTLTRDANGTVTEVTWRGRIQPMEFQRFLFSATNPADTGTLVWKVYQTYADGSTVAWDDSDPATPASKLSLK; encoded by the coding sequence ATGACCATCCTCAAGAACCTGCTCGCCCTGACCGCCGCCGCCCTCCTCTCGCTCGCCGCCGCGCACGCCACCGTCAAGACCGAGACGGGCCTCGCCGAGAGCAAGGCCGGAGCGAGCGAAACGTACCGCCTGCAGGTCCCCGTCGAGAAGGACGTCGCCACCACCACCGTCCGCATGATCGTCCCGGCCGGCGTGAAGGTCACGCGCTTCCTGCCGGTGCCCGGCTTCGTCCGCACCCTCACCCGCGACGCGAACGGCACCGTCACCGAAGTGACGTGGCGCGGCCGCATCCAGCCCATGGAATTCCAGCGCTTCCTGTTCAGCGCCACCAACCCCGCCGACACCGGCACGCTCGTCTGGAAGGTCTACCAGACGTACGCGGACGGCAGCACTGTCGCGTGGGACGACAGCGACCCCGCCACGCCCGCCAGCAAGCTCAGCCTGAAGTAA